Proteins from a single region of Hermetia illucens chromosome 3, iHerIll2.2.curated.20191125, whole genome shotgun sequence:
- the LOC119651874 gene encoding gonadotropin-releasing hormone receptor isoform X3, translated as MGCVCNIDGCSCALWQFQIMDLLIVLMVISSIGNITVLVLLIKRRLRGPSRIDIMLMHLAIADLLVTFLMMPMEIGWAYTVSWKAGDALCRIMAFFRTFGLYLSSFVLVCISVDRYFAVLKPLKLSDNRGRMMILGAWLSSCICSTPQAIIFHLEQHPNVTWYEQCVTYNFFSNEMHYIIYSVMGMVFMYALPLIIIIFCYASIYIEIYRKSKKVITERFRRSNDDVLGRAKRRTLKMTITIVIVFIVCWTPFYVMSIWYWLDHETALKVDQRIQKGLFLFACTNSCMNPIVYGAYNIRRKGDKLNTTINNRRTSLAKRIESRNSSGSLPPSTNNVRRTICMSCGDSVELPNLRTHNLYH; from the exons TGTTCTGATGGTCATCTCATCAATTGGAAATATTACGGTTTTGGTGCTACTCATCAAAAGAAGATTGCGTGGTCCTTCGAGAATAGACATAATGTTAATGCATTTAGCTATAGCCGATCTACTAGTCACATTTCTAATGATGCCAATGGAAATTGGCTGGGCGTACACGGTGTCCTGGAAAGCGGGGGATGCCTTATGCCGGATCATGGCCTTCTTTCGAACATTCGGATTGTATCTATCGAGTTTCGTCCTCGTATGTATATCCGTTGATAG atacTTTGCGGTTCTGAAGCCACTCAAACTGTCAGATAACCGGGGTCGTATGATGATTCTTGGCGCGTGGCTCAGCTCCTGCATATGTAGTACGCCTCAA GCGATAATCTTTCATCTGGAACAGCACCCCAACGTGACGTGGTACGAACAATGCGTCACATATAACTTTTTCAGTAACGAGATGCATTACATTATCTATTCCGTGATGGGCATGGTATTCATGTATGCGCTGCCACtgattattatcatattttgttATGCATCGATTTACATAGAAATTTATAGGAAGAGTAAAAAAGTGATAACAG AACGGTTTCGGCGGTCCAACGACGATGTCCTGGGGCGAGCTAAGAGAAGAACACTTAAAATGACCATCACTATTGTGATAGTGTTTATCGTGTGCTGGACACCATTTTACGTCATGTCTATTTGGTACTGGTTGGATCACGAAACGGCACTAAAAGTTGACCAACGGATACAGAAAGGTCTATTTCTTTTTGCCTGCACTAACTCTTGTATGAATCCAATTGTCTACGGGGCTTACAACATCAGGCGGAAAGGAGATAAATTGAACACG ACTATAAATAATCGAAGGACATCTTTGGCGAAGCGAATTGAGAGCAGAAATTCTTCCGGCTCCTTACCGCCTTCAACTAACAATGTACGAAGGACAATTTGTATGAG TTGCGGCGATTCTGTTGAGCTACCTAACTTAAGGACACATAATCTTTATCACTAA